In Tenrec ecaudatus isolate mTenEca1 chromosome 4, mTenEca1.hap1, whole genome shotgun sequence, a single window of DNA contains:
- the C4H3orf80 gene encoding putative membrane protein C3orf80 homolog, which translates to MWGPGAATEGPWVAPAPPPLLPLLLALALALVAPSRGGGGCTELACGERERCCAAANATAVRCCKLPLHAFLDNVGWFVRKLSGLFILLVLFAIGYFLQRIICPSPRRYPRGQPRPGQPGGAGAPGAAGPPDDDDDSPALLRDEATAGSQDSLLDSGRRGRGGGGRAAAACASEHELRVVSPVFLQLPSYEEVKYLPTYEESMRLQQLSPGDVVLPVSVLGQPRAGGAGEPDGGQQRFQLI; encoded by the coding sequence ATGTGGGGCCCGGGGGCGGCGACCGAGGGCCCGTGGGTGGCCCcggcgccgccgccgctgctgccgctgctgctggcGCTGGCCCTGGCGCTGGTGGCGCCCTCGCGGGGCGGCGGGGGCTGCACGGAGCTGGCGTGCGGCGAGCGGGAGCGCTGCTGCGCCGCGGCCAACGCCACGGCGGTGCGCTGCTGCAAGCTGCCGCTGCACGCCTTCCTGGACAACGTGGGCTGGTTCGTCCGCAAGCTCTCGGGGCTCTTCATCCTGCTCGTGCTCTTCGCCATCGGCTACTTCCTGCAGCGCATCATCTGCCCCAGCCCCCGCAGGTACCCGCGCGGCCAGCCTCGGCCCGGGCAGCCCGGGGGCGCGGGCGCGCCGGGGGCCGCGGGGCCCCCCGACGACGACGACGACTCGCCCGCGCTGCTGCGCGACGAGGCCACCGCCGGCTCGCAGGACTCGCTGCTGGACAGCGGCCGCCGCGGCCGGGGAGGCGGGGGGCGCGCGGCGGCCGCCTGCGCCTCGGAACACGAGCTGCGCGTGGTGTCGCCCGTCTTCCTGCAGCTGCCCAGCTACGAGGAGGTCAAGTACCTGCCGACCTACGAGGAGTCCATGCGGCTGCAGCAGCTCAGCCCCGGGGACGTCGTGCTGCCCGTGTCGGTCCTCGGACAGCCGCGGGCTGGCGGCGCCGGAGAACCCGACGGCGGCCAGCAACGCTTCCAGCTCATCTGA